Proteins encoded within one genomic window of Saccharopolyspora pogona:
- a CDS encoding DUF4158 domain-containing protein: protein MVTTLRRFGGASIDRTAYPRLKCAVVRELAEAFTPTSDEIAWARGKTQNEPHLLALLVRLKCYQRLGYFAKLADVPAVVVDHVRGVMGDLVLDLAPTPTTRLDLEPRVLFAPRP from the coding sequence ATGGTGACCACGCTGCGCCGCTTCGGTGGGGCGTCGATCGATCGCACGGCGTACCCGCGCTTGAAGTGTGCGGTGGTACGGGAGCTGGCCGAGGCGTTCACGCCGACGTCGGATGAGATTGCGTGGGCTCGTGGCAAGACGCAGAACGAGCCGCATCTGCTGGCATTGTTGGTCCGGTTGAAGTGCTATCAGCGGCTGGGGTACTTCGCGAAGCTCGCTGATGTCCCCGCCGTGGTCGTCGACCACGTACGCGGCGTGATGGGCGATCTTGTGCTCGACCTTGCCCCGACACCGACCACGCGGCTGGACCTGGAACCACGGGTGCTGTTCGCCCCGCGCCCCTGA
- a CDS encoding class I SAM-dependent methyltransferase, producing MNLEDPWYRNARRGAAAVEHELALRADLIAGAFSRWRRTTGHCWDEELTGSPERIFCFQLDGRWYVGFKTVSDYVVDHGMRGLFCSRIRWHNVVGTLTGLRTSATGVRVCFDPLDIPARRAAFAAITPTTELLHPFPKHEEPGRETGSPEEGWFVSPERAEFLNLGESHIREYTVDRLGPGFRDRSGVVAYDPGCSTGKFLSTFASVNPDGIRTVGQDLSEQMVKYAAKHLDEVYHGDAAKPYLGNESADIVFVRFLNFEVVTTAQAREILPALVRTVMPGGLIVLLGHTPLLVGAAELADENLRVRQTTARQDDHVFQYYVCEKPLA from the coding sequence ATGAATCTTGAGGATCCCTGGTATCGCAACGCCAGGCGCGGGGCAGCGGCAGTCGAGCACGAGTTGGCGTTACGGGCCGACCTGATCGCGGGCGCCTTCTCCCGCTGGCGGCGGACGACAGGGCACTGCTGGGACGAGGAGTTGACGGGCTCCCCGGAGCGGATTTTCTGCTTCCAGCTGGACGGACGCTGGTACGTCGGCTTCAAGACGGTGTCCGATTACGTCGTCGACCACGGCATGCGGGGCTTGTTCTGCAGCCGAATCCGCTGGCACAACGTCGTCGGTACGTTGACCGGTCTGCGTACCTCCGCCACGGGCGTGCGAGTGTGCTTCGACCCGCTGGACATTCCTGCCCGTCGTGCCGCGTTCGCGGCGATCACCCCGACGACCGAGCTTCTCCACCCCTTCCCGAAGCACGAGGAACCGGGCAGGGAGACCGGTAGCCCGGAAGAGGGCTGGTTCGTGTCCCCGGAGCGGGCGGAGTTCCTCAACCTCGGCGAGTCACACATCCGCGAGTACACGGTGGACCGACTGGGTCCCGGCTTCCGCGACCGCTCCGGCGTCGTCGCGTACGACCCCGGCTGTTCGACGGGGAAGTTCCTCTCGACGTTCGCCTCGGTCAACCCCGACGGAATCCGCACGGTCGGGCAGGACCTCAGCGAGCAGATGGTGAAGTACGCGGCCAAGCACCTGGACGAGGTGTATCACGGTGACGCGGCGAAGCCGTACCTCGGCAACGAGTCCGCTGACATCGTGTTCGTGCGATTCCTCAACTTCGAGGTCGTCACGACCGCCCAGGCGCGGGAGATCCTGCCCGCGCTGGTGCGCACGGTCATGCCCGGCGGCCTGATAGTGCTACTCGGGCACACCCCGCTGCTGGTCGGAGCGGCCGAACTGGCTGATGAGAACCTACGCGTCCGGCAGACCACCGCACGCCAGGACGATCACGTGTTCCAGTATTACGTGTGCGAGAAGCCTCTCGCCTGA
- a CDS encoding tripartite tricarboxylate transporter permease: MWGLLVSLFIGNVIMLVLNLPLAPVFAQLLRIPYAYLYPLILFTSFVGAYAIDNNFSSGWLVLIFGVIGYGMKRFELPLVVGVVIGALFEKALVQSSALVHGNLWLVLTKPIAVVILALAVVLLAGPVLARGVRSFFRPSAPEASRTVEERQV; the protein is encoded by the coding sequence GTGTGGGGTCTGCTGGTGTCGTTGTTCATCGGCAACGTGATCATGCTGGTGCTCAACCTGCCGTTGGCGCCGGTGTTCGCGCAGCTGCTGCGCATCCCGTACGCCTACCTGTATCCGCTGATCCTGTTCACCAGCTTCGTCGGGGCCTACGCCATCGACAACAACTTCTCCAGCGGGTGGCTGGTGCTGATCTTCGGGGTCATCGGCTACGGCATGAAGCGCTTCGAGCTGCCGCTGGTGGTCGGGGTGGTCATCGGGGCGTTGTTCGAGAAGGCGCTGGTGCAGTCGTCGGCGCTGGTGCACGGCAACCTGTGGCTGGTGCTGACCAAGCCGATCGCGGTGGTGATCCTGGCGCTGGCGGTGGTGCTGTTGGCCGGGCCGGTGCTCGCCCGCGGCGTTCGCAGTTTCTTCCGGCCCAGCGCGCCGGAGGCATCCCGCACCGTTGAGGAGAGGCAGGTCTGA
- a CDS encoding transposase, whose translation MASRRKFTEEYKAEKAEAVALVVESCRSVKDVAHSLGIHENTLSNLVSLARAGPRWNTSSE comes from the coding sequence ATGGCGAGTCGACGGAAGTTCACCGAGGAGTACAAGGCCGAAAAGGCCGAAGCGGTCGCGTTGGTGGTCGAGTCTTGCCGATCGGTGAAGGATGTAGCCCACAGCCTTGGTATCCACGAGAACACCTTGAGCAATTTGGTGTCTTTGGCCCGCGCCGGACCCAGGTGGAACACCAGCAGCGAATAG
- a CDS encoding DUF1697 domain-containing protein, with amino-acid sequence MRTYVALLRAVNLGSHGRLAMADLRALVAAAGHGDVATYLQSGNVVFTSEHDDPEALAADLGKRLADELGVDTPVMVRTGTEITGIAAHHPFQDRQSDHAKLHVAFLATEPDADRAAQLSVPEGSPEELQLTGRQLYLHYPAGAGRSKTTAAYLEKRLGVAITARNWKTVTALAGLAQQRS; translated from the coding sequence ATGAGAACGTACGTCGCGCTGCTGCGCGCGGTCAATCTCGGTAGCCACGGCCGCCTCGCCATGGCCGACCTGCGCGCCCTCGTCGCCGCCGCAGGACACGGCGACGTGGCGACCTACCTGCAAAGCGGCAATGTGGTCTTCACCTCCGAACACGACGACCCCGAGGCGCTGGCCGCGGACCTGGGCAAACGGCTGGCCGACGAACTCGGCGTGGACACCCCGGTCATGGTGCGCACCGGCACCGAGATCACCGGCATCGCCGCGCACCACCCGTTCCAGGACAGGCAAAGCGACCACGCCAAACTGCACGTGGCATTCCTGGCCACCGAACCCGACGCCGACCGCGCCGCGCAGCTGAGCGTGCCCGAAGGCTCGCCCGAAGAACTCCAGCTGACCGGGCGGCAGCTGTACCTGCACTACCCGGCCGGGGCGGGCCGCTCCAAAACCACCGCCGCCTACCTGGAAAAGCGGCTCGGGGTCGCCATCACCGCCCGCAACTGGAAGACCGTCACCGCACTGGCCGGCCTCGCCCAGCAACGATCATGA
- a CDS encoding STAS domain-containing protein, producing MIVSRSSMPPAAWARGGHAIVAPHTAEDPVAAHASCTSALRLAVEWPASGVVVVRIGGEIDLATVPRLTELIRQRLTAAALQAIVLDLSEVSFASSAAIELLLHTQRRADHRSTKLFVVPGHGAMLRLLTITRLRERFVCRESAAQAVAEARL from the coding sequence GTGATCGTCTCCAGATCCAGCATGCCACCGGCCGCGTGGGCTCGCGGCGGCCACGCGATCGTCGCGCCACACACCGCTGAGGATCCCGTCGCCGCGCACGCGAGCTGCACTTCCGCGCTGCGGCTGGCCGTGGAATGGCCCGCCTCGGGTGTGGTGGTGGTCCGCATCGGTGGCGAGATAGACCTGGCCACGGTGCCCAGACTCACCGAGCTGATCCGCCAGCGCCTGACCGCCGCGGCCCTGCAGGCCATCGTCCTGGACCTCTCGGAGGTGTCCTTCGCCAGCAGCGCCGCCATCGAACTACTGCTGCATACCCAGCGCCGCGCCGACCACCGCAGCACCAAGCTGTTTGTGGTCCCCGGTCACGGAGCGATGCTGCGGCTGCTGACGATCACCCGGCTGCGCGAACGGTTCGTGTGCCGGGAATCCGCCGCCCAAGCCGTCGCCGAAGCGCGCTTGTGA
- a CDS encoding nitroreductase/quinone reductase family protein yields the protein MSFNHTIIEEFRTNAGKVGGPFAGNDLLLLTTTGAKTQRPHTVPFGYVRNGDQLLITGSNLGAPHHPAWYHNLLAHPLVQVEIGTETFEAIAVPAEGPHRDQLFEHITRTAPGYADYQTRTNRTLPVIALQRTEDPTAATREITNLADKLLQVHAWLRAQLQHVRTEAHTHLTARTSSDHQPPSLGMQIRQHCLAFCEFLTFHHTSEDDHIFPALAHHHPHLRDALDRLRAEHRTVANIKDEILALLADITNADPHEFRTEFDRLARELHAHLDYEERTLIPALTEIPWPPTPAT from the coding sequence ATGTCCTTCAACCACACCATCATCGAAGAATTCCGCACCAACGCGGGCAAAGTCGGCGGCCCCTTCGCAGGCAACGACCTCCTCCTGCTCACCACCACCGGCGCCAAAACCCAACGCCCGCACACCGTCCCATTCGGCTACGTCCGCAACGGCGACCAACTACTGATCACCGGCTCCAACCTCGGCGCACCCCACCACCCCGCCTGGTACCACAACCTCCTCGCCCACCCGCTGGTCCAGGTCGAAATCGGCACCGAAACCTTCGAAGCCATCGCCGTCCCCGCCGAAGGACCCCACCGCGACCAACTCTTCGAACACATCACCCGAACAGCACCCGGCTACGCCGACTACCAAACCCGCACCAACCGAACCCTGCCCGTGATCGCACTCCAACGCACCGAAGACCCCACAGCCGCCACACGCGAGATCACCAACCTCGCCGACAAACTCCTGCAGGTCCACGCCTGGCTACGCGCCCAACTCCAGCACGTCCGCACCGAAGCCCACACCCACCTCACCGCCCGAACCAGCAGCGACCACCAACCACCGAGCCTCGGCATGCAGATCCGCCAGCACTGCCTGGCCTTCTGCGAATTCCTGACCTTCCACCACACCAGCGAAGACGACCACATCTTCCCCGCCCTCGCCCACCACCACCCGCACCTGCGCGACGCCCTCGACCGCCTCCGCGCCGAACACCGCACCGTCGCGAATATCAAAGACGAAATCCTCGCCCTGCTGGCCGACATCACCAACGCCGACCCCCACGAGTTCCGCACCGAATTCGACCGCCTCGCCCGAGAACTACACGCACACCTCGACTACGAAGAGCGAACCCTCATCCCCGCCCTGACCGAAATCCCCTGGCCCCCAACACCAGCCACCTGA
- a CDS encoding ATP-dependent Clp protease ATP-binding subunit — MVRGSVGDSSAAFDSLFSEVFSGASGGASASERGLALGTLLDAQAHEVVSKAVRATVDWGSRELDGAHLLWAVTQVPATAELLVSSGVRVEELAAAVRSAVVAQDSGVVGRPVLSSAARRALLGAYQQALGEGADVVGARHLVLGLAVDADSVAGRALARAIELGDRGGARSVLSVTPRLDEFGLDLTELARAGKLDPVVGRDAEIEQAIEVLGRRSKNNPVFVGDPGVGKTAIVEGLALRIVEGAVPWSLADMRVVSLDLAGMVAGAKYRGEFEQRFRDVLSEIRAHRESVLVFIDEIHSIVGAGAGEGSMDAGTMLKPALARGEVRLIGATTVEEYRRHVEKDPALERRFAPIMVAEPSVAEAVVVLEGLREKYQRHHRVRIDDSALSAAAELSQRYIADRFLPDKAVDLLDQACSRVRLRRGGEVRESAVFEPTVVADDVADVVASWTGIPVADVSAQDVQRLLGLEQQLRSRVVGQDAAAASVAEAVRRARAGLADPDRPIGSFLFLGPTGVGKTELARALAHVLFGDVQRLLRLDMGEFQEKHTVSRLVGAPPGYVGYGEAGQLTDRVRRQPYSVVLLDEVEKAHPDVFNTLLQVLDAGRLTDSQGRLVDFRNVVVIMTSNIGADRVLDAGADAGESALVVLEELRAFFRPEFINRIDDVVVFRPLGAEQLRRIALLLLERTGAQLAAKGIRLVVGDAGLDWLVDRGYQPEFGARPLRRVIARELDNRLASMVLAGTVSAGDQVSVDVAGGELSLVVTSVWEPVSGGRHAAPVESAVESAQPVQRHSVFG, encoded by the coding sequence TTGGTTCGCGGCAGTGTCGGTGATTCCTCTGCCGCCTTTGATTCGCTGTTCAGCGAGGTGTTCTCGGGGGCGTCGGGGGGTGCTTCGGCGTCGGAGCGCGGCTTGGCGTTGGGCACGTTGCTGGATGCGCAGGCGCATGAGGTGGTGTCGAAGGCGGTTCGGGCAACTGTGGACTGGGGCAGCCGGGAGTTGGACGGTGCGCATCTGCTGTGGGCGGTGACGCAGGTGCCGGCGACGGCGGAGTTGCTGGTTTCTTCCGGGGTGCGGGTGGAGGAGTTGGCGGCTGCCGTGCGGTCGGCGGTGGTGGCGCAGGATTCGGGGGTGGTGGGGCGGCCGGTGTTGTCGTCGGCGGCTCGGCGGGCGTTGTTGGGGGCGTATCAGCAGGCGTTGGGTGAGGGTGCCGATGTGGTGGGGGCGCGGCATCTGGTGTTGGGGTTGGCCGTGGATGCGGATTCGGTGGCCGGGCGGGCGTTGGCGCGGGCGATCGAGTTGGGTGATCGGGGTGGGGCTCGGTCGGTGTTGAGCGTGACGCCGCGGTTGGACGAGTTCGGGTTGGATCTGACGGAGTTGGCGCGGGCCGGGAAGTTGGATCCAGTGGTGGGCCGGGATGCCGAGATCGAGCAGGCGATCGAGGTGTTGGGGCGGCGGTCGAAGAACAACCCGGTGTTCGTGGGGGATCCGGGGGTTGGGAAGACCGCGATCGTGGAGGGTTTGGCGCTGCGGATCGTCGAGGGTGCGGTGCCGTGGTCGTTGGCGGACATGCGGGTGGTGTCGCTGGATCTGGCGGGGATGGTGGCCGGGGCGAAGTACCGGGGGGAGTTCGAGCAGCGGTTCCGGGATGTGCTGTCGGAGATCCGGGCGCATCGGGAGAGCGTGTTGGTGTTCATTGATGAGATTCACAGCATCGTGGGGGCCGGTGCGGGTGAGGGGTCGATGGATGCGGGCACGATGCTCAAGCCGGCGTTGGCGAGGGGTGAGGTGCGGTTGATCGGGGCGACGACCGTGGAGGAGTACCGGCGGCACGTGGAGAAGGATCCGGCGTTGGAGCGCCGGTTCGCGCCGATCATGGTGGCGGAGCCGTCGGTGGCCGAGGCGGTGGTGGTGTTGGAGGGGTTGCGGGAGAAGTACCAGCGGCATCATCGGGTGCGCATCGATGATTCGGCGTTGTCGGCGGCGGCGGAGTTGTCGCAGCGTTACATCGCGGATCGGTTCTTGCCGGACAAGGCGGTGGATCTGCTGGACCAGGCTTGTTCGCGGGTGCGGTTGCGGCGTGGTGGTGAGGTGCGGGAGTCGGCGGTGTTCGAGCCGACGGTGGTCGCTGATGACGTGGCGGATGTGGTGGCGTCGTGGACCGGGATTCCGGTGGCGGATGTGAGTGCGCAGGATGTGCAGCGGTTGTTGGGGTTGGAGCAGCAGTTGCGGTCGCGGGTGGTCGGTCAGGACGCGGCGGCGGCGTCGGTGGCGGAGGCGGTGCGTCGGGCGCGGGCGGGGTTGGCGGATCCGGATCGGCCGATCGGGAGTTTCTTGTTCCTGGGGCCCACTGGGGTGGGCAAGACGGAGTTGGCGCGGGCGTTGGCGCATGTGTTGTTCGGGGATGTGCAGCGGTTGTTGCGGCTGGACATGGGGGAGTTCCAGGAGAAGCACACGGTGTCCCGGCTGGTGGGTGCGCCGCCGGGGTATGTGGGTTATGGCGAGGCGGGGCAGTTGACTGATCGGGTGCGGCGGCAGCCGTATTCGGTGGTGTTGCTGGATGAGGTGGAGAAGGCGCATCCGGATGTGTTCAACACGTTGTTGCAGGTGTTGGATGCGGGGCGGTTGACGGATTCGCAGGGCAGGTTGGTGGATTTCCGCAACGTGGTGGTGATCATGACCTCGAACATCGGGGCTGATCGGGTGCTGGATGCGGGGGCGGATGCTGGGGAGTCGGCGTTGGTGGTGCTGGAGGAGTTGCGGGCGTTCTTCCGGCCGGAGTTCATCAACCGGATCGATGATGTGGTGGTGTTCCGGCCGTTGGGGGCGGAGCAGTTGCGGCGGATCGCTTTGTTGTTGTTGGAGCGCACGGGGGCGCAGTTGGCGGCCAAGGGGATTCGGTTGGTCGTGGGGGATGCCGGTCTGGATTGGTTGGTGGATCGGGGGTATCAGCCGGAGTTCGGGGCGCGGCCGTTGCGGCGGGTGATCGCGCGGGAGTTGGACAACCGGTTGGCGTCGATGGTGTTGGCGGGCACGGTGTCGGCGGGTGATCAGGTGTCGGTGGATGTGGCGGGTGGTGAGTTGTCGTTGGTGGTGACGTCGGTGTGGGAGCCGGTGTCGGGTGGGCGGCATGCGGCGCCGGTGGAGAGTGCGGTGGAGAGTGCGCAGCCGGTTCAGCGGCACAGCGTGTTCGGGTGA
- a CDS encoding phosphoribosyltransferase produces the protein MSFPERTTTGYADRRHAGQVLAQRMTGLELVDPVVLGLARGGVPVAAEVARMLKAPLRVCVARKIGAPSQPELAVGAVTADGPASYDLQLVRSFHLDERTLQAACDRERAEARRRERLFHRGEPLPLAGRDVVLVDDGLATGATARAAVRMLRESSPRSVVLAVPVGAPDAVTALRAEADVVVCVLQPVGFAAVGQWYRNFSATTDEEIYEILQDFD, from the coding sequence ATGAGTTTCCCGGAACGAACCACCACCGGTTACGCCGACCGCCGGCACGCCGGCCAGGTCCTGGCCCAGCGGATGACCGGGCTTGAGCTGGTCGACCCCGTGGTGCTCGGGTTGGCCAGGGGAGGGGTGCCGGTGGCCGCCGAGGTGGCTCGGATGTTGAAGGCGCCGTTGCGGGTCTGCGTTGCCCGCAAGATCGGCGCGCCGAGCCAGCCGGAGCTGGCGGTGGGCGCGGTGACCGCGGATGGGCCGGCGAGCTACGACCTGCAGCTGGTGCGCTCGTTCCACCTCGACGAACGGACCCTGCAGGCGGCCTGTGATCGGGAGCGGGCCGAGGCGCGGCGCCGGGAGCGGTTGTTCCACCGCGGCGAGCCGCTGCCGTTGGCCGGGCGTGACGTGGTGCTGGTCGACGACGGGCTGGCCACCGGGGCGACGGCCCGCGCGGCGGTGCGGATGCTGCGCGAGTCGTCACCGCGGAGCGTGGTGTTGGCCGTCCCGGTGGGCGCGCCGGACGCTGTCACCGCGTTGCGCGCGGAGGCGGATGTGGTGGTGTGCGTGCTGCAACCGGTCGGTTTCGCGGCGGTGGGGCAGTGGTACCGCAACTTCAGCGCCACCACCGACGAGGAGATCTACGAGATCCTGCAGGACTTCGACTGA
- a CDS encoding ABC-ATPase domain-containing protein, giving the protein MAQRTGGPGAGRYRDRRPSDRRRDDRPRGDRGDEQALRQELRVMHGASYGRYKSLSGRWSFGGFTLEVQRVQPDPYAPASRCEVRVDPVVAGFPAELWSTPVRARALAGYLVRAAHRRLRDSRLRVDAGRQQVLDRSACQIAGGAVVLRLGIDLPGRGRTIDGRQAEQALCDELPDVVEAALRWASADQRRLREFVDSIEDTDALRRMLPRLGLVAFVADGSMLPRRSGVDERPLPDGVPFASPESMRVEVELPNRGRVRGMGVPEGITLIVGGGFHGKSTLLRALEFGVYDHIPGDGRELVVCREDTVKVRAEDGRRVHRVDVSPFVSHLPTGADTADFSTDNASGSTSQAAAIVEAVEAGAKVLLVDEDTAATNLMIRDARMQALVAKESEPLTPFVDLIRPLRAAHGVSTVLVMGGSGDYMDVADQVLMLDAYHARDVTERAKQLAAAPTGRHSEAQAFPPVRHRVVDPCSIATDRPKIRARGVDALTLGESTVELRGVEQVVDPAQVTGIGLALVSCARRGVLDGTRTIAEVLDAFAADVAKRGVTAVDEHYVGDFAVPRRFELAAALNRLRVLQVAGFRI; this is encoded by the coding sequence ATGGCACAGCGAACGGGCGGTCCCGGAGCGGGGCGGTACAGGGATCGGCGGCCGAGCGATCGCAGGCGTGACGACCGGCCACGCGGCGACCGTGGCGACGAGCAGGCGCTGCGGCAGGAACTGCGCGTCATGCACGGCGCCAGCTACGGCCGATACAAGTCGTTGAGCGGCCGCTGGTCATTCGGCGGGTTCACCTTGGAGGTCCAGCGGGTGCAGCCGGACCCGTACGCGCCGGCCAGCCGCTGCGAAGTCCGGGTGGATCCGGTGGTCGCGGGCTTCCCAGCGGAGTTGTGGTCCACGCCGGTGCGGGCGCGGGCGCTGGCCGGTTACCTGGTGCGAGCGGCGCACCGCAGGCTCCGCGACAGCCGGTTGCGGGTGGACGCCGGTCGGCAGCAGGTGCTGGACCGCAGTGCCTGCCAGATCGCGGGCGGGGCGGTGGTGCTCCGGCTGGGCATCGACCTGCCGGGGCGGGGCCGGACGATCGATGGCAGGCAGGCCGAGCAGGCGTTGTGCGACGAGCTGCCCGACGTGGTGGAGGCGGCGCTTCGCTGGGCGAGCGCCGATCAGCGCCGGCTGCGGGAGTTCGTGGACTCCATTGAGGACACCGACGCGCTGCGCCGGATGCTGCCGCGGTTGGGCCTGGTGGCCTTCGTCGCCGACGGCTCGATGCTGCCCCGGCGCAGCGGCGTCGACGAGCGGCCGCTGCCCGACGGGGTGCCGTTCGCCTCCCCGGAGTCGATGCGGGTCGAGGTGGAGCTGCCCAACCGCGGCCGGGTACGTGGCATGGGGGTGCCCGAGGGGATCACGCTGATCGTCGGGGGCGGTTTCCACGGCAAGTCCACGCTGCTGCGGGCGCTGGAGTTCGGCGTCTACGACCACATCCCCGGCGACGGCCGGGAACTGGTGGTGTGCCGGGAGGACACCGTCAAGGTGCGCGCGGAGGACGGGCGGCGGGTGCACCGCGTGGACGTCAGCCCGTTCGTCAGCCACCTGCCCACCGGCGCCGACACCGCCGACTTCTCCACCGACAACGCCTCCGGCTCCACCTCCCAGGCCGCGGCGATCGTGGAGGCGGTGGAGGCCGGGGCGAAGGTGCTGCTGGTCGACGAGGACACCGCGGCGACGAACCTGATGATCCGCGACGCCCGGATGCAGGCCCTGGTGGCCAAGGAGTCCGAGCCGCTGACGCCGTTCGTGGACCTGATCCGGCCGCTGCGGGCCGCGCACGGGGTGTCGACGGTGCTGGTTATGGGCGGATCCGGGGACTACATGGACGTCGCCGACCAGGTGCTGATGCTGGACGCCTACCACGCCCGCGACGTCACCGAACGCGCCAAGCAGCTGGCCGCGGCGCCGACCGGTCGCCACTCCGAGGCCCAGGCCTTCCCGCCGGTTCGGCACCGCGTGGTGGATCCGTGCTCGATCGCCACCGACCGTCCGAAGATCCGCGCCCGGGGGGTGGACGCGCTGACCCTGGGGGAGTCCACTGTGGAACTGCGCGGGGTGGAGCAGGTGGTCGACCCCGCGCAGGTCACCGGGATCGGGCTGGCGCTGGTCAGCTGCGCACGGCGCGGGGTGCTGGACGGCACCCGCACAATCGCCGAGGTGCTGGACGCCTTCGCCGCGGACGTCGCCAAGCGCGGTGTCACGGCCGTCGACGAGCACTACGTGGGGGACTTCGCCGTGCCGCGGCGCTTCGAGCTGGCGGCCGCGCTGAACCGGCTCCGGGTGCTGCAGGTCGCTGGTTTCCGCATCTGA
- a CDS encoding lysozyme, whose amino-acid sequence MIAAAGLAGGIAQADPAPTAPRLNPNDPNGAWAGYSVEGSRDAQPRYRPAGAVSGMDVSGHQGDVDWPKAWADGARFAYVKATEGTEFRNDRFGQQYDGSHAVGMIRGSYHFGLPDRSNGGDQANFFVDNGGAWRRDGRTLPGALDIEYNPYGEACYGLDPAAMSRWIADFSNTYHARTGRFPIIYTTTNWWNRCTASNPDFAPNNPLWIARYALDTGPLPAGWDYQTIWQSSDKGSFPGGQDVFNGNNKQLKRFTS is encoded by the coding sequence GTGATCGCCGCGGCGGGCCTGGCCGGCGGCATCGCCCAAGCCGACCCGGCGCCCACGGCCCCGCGGCTCAACCCCAACGACCCCAACGGGGCTTGGGCGGGCTACAGCGTCGAAGGCTCGCGCGACGCGCAGCCGCGCTACCGCCCCGCAGGCGCGGTGTCCGGAATGGACGTCAGCGGTCATCAGGGCGATGTCGACTGGCCGAAGGCCTGGGCCGACGGCGCCCGGTTCGCCTACGTCAAGGCCACCGAGGGCACCGAGTTCCGCAACGACCGCTTCGGACAGCAGTACGACGGCTCGCACGCCGTCGGCATGATCCGCGGCTCCTACCACTTCGGCCTGCCGGACCGCTCCAACGGAGGGGACCAGGCCAACTTCTTCGTCGACAACGGCGGAGCCTGGAGGCGCGATGGGCGCACCCTGCCGGGGGCGCTGGACATCGAGTACAACCCCTACGGGGAGGCCTGCTACGGCCTGGACCCGGCCGCGATGTCGCGGTGGATCGCCGACTTCAGCAACACGTACCACGCCCGGACCGGGCGCTTCCCGATCATCTACACCACCACCAACTGGTGGAACCGCTGCACGGCGTCCAATCCGGACTTCGCGCCGAACAATCCGTTGTGGATCGCCCGCTACGCCCTCGATACCGGCCCGCTGCCGGCCGGCTGGGACTACCAGACGATCTGGCAGAGCAGCGACAAGGGCTCGTTCCCCGGTGGGCAGGACGTCTTCAACGGCAACAACAAGCAGCTCAAGCGATTCACCTCCTGA
- a CDS encoding LCP family protein produces the protein MSDWSAGQPPRSRRPQGGGERYDYYREAPGGPPPGRRPPPPPPPYRGPRRPVDEPPPLPPRRKKKRWGRRIGITLVVLVLLLAGLVIYFDRMLQRTDALGFGGQAPDSAGTNWLLVGSDSREGLDEAQREQLSAGDAAGRRTDTVMLVHIPSGGGQPALISLPRDSYVAIPGHGKTKLNAAFSFGGPQLLAQTVEQATGVHIDHYAEIGFGGFSDLVDAVGGVDICLDQPMDDEMANAHLQAGCQELDGPQALGFVRARYSLKGGDLERAENQRKLLAALVDKATSPATLLNPFRLFPLASGASKTFLVNDGDHLWHLASLALAMGDISSGQGVTTSAPFGRFGKDSDGGSVIIWDSDGAKRMFEAISNDQPIPPDLVAK, from the coding sequence ATGAGCGACTGGTCGGCGGGGCAACCGCCGAGGAGCCGGAGACCGCAAGGCGGCGGCGAGAGGTACGACTACTACCGAGAGGCCCCAGGCGGGCCGCCGCCAGGACGGCGACCACCGCCACCACCGCCTCCGTACCGCGGCCCCCGGCGGCCGGTGGACGAGCCACCGCCGCTGCCGCCACGCCGCAAGAAGAAGCGGTGGGGCCGGCGCATCGGCATCACGCTGGTCGTGCTGGTCCTGCTCCTGGCCGGGTTGGTGATCTACTTCGACAGAATGCTGCAGCGCACCGACGCGCTGGGCTTCGGCGGGCAGGCCCCGGACTCGGCGGGCACCAACTGGCTGCTGGTCGGCTCCGACAGCCGTGAAGGCCTCGACGAGGCGCAGCGGGAGCAACTGTCGGCCGGTGACGCCGCCGGACGCCGCACCGACACCGTGATGCTGGTGCACATCCCCAGCGGCGGCGGCCAGCCGGCGCTGATCAGCCTGCCCCGCGACTCGTACGTCGCGATCCCGGGGCACGGCAAGACGAAGCTCAACGCGGCGTTCTCCTTCGGTGGGCCGCAGCTGCTGGCGCAGACCGTCGAACAGGCAACTGGCGTGCACATCGACCACTACGCGGAGATCGGCTTCGGCGGGTTCTCCGACCTGGTCGACGCCGTCGGCGGCGTGGACATCTGCCTGGACCAGCCGATGGACGACGAGATGGCCAACGCGCACCTGCAGGCCGGTTGCCAGGAGCTCGACGGGCCGCAGGCCCTAGGCTTCGTGCGGGCCCGCTACTCGCTCAAGGGCGGTGACCTGGAGCGTGCGGAGAACCAGCGCAAGCTACTGGCCGCGCTGGTCGACAAGGCCACCAGCCCGGCAACGCTGCTCAACCCATTCCGGCTGTTCCCGCTGGCCTCCGGGGCCAGCAAGACGTTCCTGGTCAACGACGGCGACCACCTGTGGCACCTGGCGTCGCTGGCGCTGGCGATGGGCGACATCAGCAGCGGTCAGGGCGTCACCACCAGCGCGCCGTTCGGCCGCTTCGGCAAGGACTCCGACGGCGGCTCGGTGATCATCTGGGACTCTGACGGCGCCAAGCGGATGTTCGAGGCGATCTCCAACGACCAACCCATCCCGCCGGACCTGGTGGCGAAGTAG